A window of the Ostrea edulis chromosome 1, xbOstEdul1.1, whole genome shotgun sequence genome harbors these coding sequences:
- the LOC125671695 gene encoding noelin-3-like: protein MQLTMTLYVFLVSVLISCVFCSIPVTNDNCTYLFDMERNSIKVTCSKNVTVTIRGKGNTKLLTGNDEAMKYWFEANHNAHNNKTTRSGDFNTKAINKLKGANRILRKTKKSLGKRLVALNVTSSDLEDGDVKLKNDVEILQRYPPGSIFAHQSIVAAISNQYKYLQMAMLTQNNEMKQLVMSMTSLVSATQKSVRSVMAMGEELQEQLVLLNTALVRCNMSIVNKQKDYCPRILTSIYPSKDKVVKVGIAVGTIMKDPVPAGLYWVTYDYSDVNALVAYKTLDDFELDITQEKRKLPFFCEGTGHTVYKNYFYCQKMMTNKIVRYNLMESRWLGELELPGAGAHNAYPYQSDRFSDIDFATDEYGLWVIYASPASSGNVIISKIYEDNFTIAETWTTLIPKRSVGNTFMICGLLYATDSFSNSPTYIKYIYNTHTGSNKQLKKTDIAFSNTIKNEYVSNYMLDYNPLDRKLYTWNHGRVEIYSTSSSVTDK from the exons ATGCAACTGACAATGACCTTGTATGTTTTCCTGGTTTCCGTGTTAATATCTTGTGTATTCTGTTCAATACCGGTGACTAATGACAATTGCACGTATCTGTTTGACATGGAGAGGAATTCTATCAAAGTAACGTGCTCAAAGAATGTAACTGTGACCATTCGTGGCaaaggaaatacaaaattactGACGGGAAACGACGAAGCTATGAAATATTGGTTTGAAGCGAATCATAACGCTcataacaacaaaacaacacGTTCTGGAGACTTCAACACAAAAGCCATAAATAAACTAAAAGGTGCAAATCGGATTTTAAGGAAAACCAAAAAGAGTCTCGGGAAGCGATTGGTCGCCCTTAACGTTACATCCAGTGATTTAGAAGATGGAGATGTGAAACTCAAAAACGATGTAGAAATTTTGCAAAGATATCCCCCAGGCTCGATATTTGCTCACCAATCCATCGTTGCAGCCATTTCGAACCAGTATAAATATCTCCAAATGGCCATGCTCACCCAGAACAACGAAATGAAGCAACTTGTAATGTCGATGACGTCATTAGTGTCTGCTACCCAGAAATCTGTTCGCAGTGTAATGGCGATGGGCGAGGAGCTGCAAGAACAGCTGGTTCTGCTCAACACAGCTCTTGTTCGCTGCAATATGTCCATTGTCAACAAACAAAAAG ATTATTGTCCTCGGATTCTGACGTCGATTTACCCGTCCAAGGATAAAGTTGTCAAGGTCGGCATTGCTGTAGGTACTATCATGAAAGATCCAGTTCCAGCAGGGCTCTACTGGGTGACGTATGATTACAGTGACGTCAACGCACTGGTTGCTTACAAAACGTTGGATGATTTTGAATTGGATATTACCCAAGAGAAACGCAAACTTCCATTCTTTTGTGAAGGAACAGGACACACTGTGTacaagaattatttttattgtcaAAAGATGATGACGAATAAGATTGTGAGATATAATCTCATGGAATCTCGTTGGTTGGGAGAATTGGAACTTCCTGGAGCAGGTGCTCACAACGCTTATCCCTATCAATCGGACCGATTTAGCGACATCGACTTTGCGACAGACGAATATGGATTGTGGGTAATCTATGCATCTCCGGCATCCAGTGGAAATGTAATTATCAGTAAGATATAcgaagataatttcacaatagcAGAAACCTGgacaactttgatccccaagCGCTCTGTTGGAAACACGTTCATGATCTGTGGTCTACTATACGCAACGGATTCTTTCTCTAATTCGCCAACGTATATTAAGTATATTTACAACACTCACACTGGGAGTAACAAACAACTGAAAAAGACGGATATAGCCTTCTCCAACACTATTAAAAACGAGTATGTGTCAAACTATATGCTGGATTATAACCCATTGGACCGGAAGTTATATACTTGGAATCATGGTAGAGTTGAGATATATTCAACCTCGTCCTCTGTCACTGACAAATGA